One Syntrophales bacterium genomic region harbors:
- the msbA gene encoding lipid A export permease/ATP-binding protein MsbA — translation MGIYKRLLSFAKPHIGRFIAAMFCMLMVGALTSSLAFLVKPALDDIFLKKNAGALKWIPLAIIGIYLLKGACTYGQTVLMNYIGQRIVADLRNKVYGQIQMQPLSFFTKNPTGVLMSRITNDVGYIQGAVSEAVTSLLKDSFTLVCLIFVVFYRDWQLAIISLVIFPLTIYPIAKFGKKMRKLATRTQVTIGSLTTLLQETISGMRIVKAFVREDYENKRFAGENENLFKLALKSVSIGAISSPFMEFLGGVGIAAIIFYGGYQVISGNSTPGTFFSFLSALIMLYEPIKRLTNVNNTIQQGIAGAQRVFSIIDTTPEIRNKADASPLPNVSRHIIIEDVTFCYEETPVLKNINLTINAGEVIAFVGMSGGGKTTLVNLVPRFYDVTTGRIMIDGHDIRDVTIESLRGQIGIVTQQTILFNDTVRNNIAYGDLEKTEEDIIRAAKAANAHDFIINLPQGYDTVIGEQGVKLSGGERQRISIARALLKDAPILILDEATSSLDTEAEIEVQEALDTLMKGRTTLIIAHRLSTIRHADRIIVITNGEIVEEGTHESLLEKKGEYFKFYNMQFKDNNRNGKEKAP, via the coding sequence ATGGGAATATATAAACGTCTCTTAAGTTTTGCGAAACCTCATATAGGGAGGTTCATCGCTGCCATGTTTTGCATGCTCATGGTCGGCGCCCTGACCTCCTCCCTTGCCTTTCTCGTCAAACCGGCGCTGGATGATATCTTCTTGAAGAAAAACGCCGGGGCGCTGAAGTGGATTCCCCTTGCCATTATAGGCATATATCTGTTGAAAGGGGCATGCACTTACGGACAAACGGTTTTAATGAATTATATCGGCCAGCGCATCGTGGCGGACTTGAGAAACAAAGTATACGGGCAAATACAGATGCAGCCCCTTTCTTTCTTTACCAAAAATCCCACCGGTGTACTCATGTCGCGGATCACCAATGATGTCGGTTATATCCAGGGGGCGGTCTCCGAGGCGGTGACCAGCCTCCTGAAAGACTCCTTCACCCTGGTCTGTCTTATATTCGTCGTTTTTTACCGGGACTGGCAGCTCGCCATCATCTCCCTGGTCATCTTTCCCCTGACCATCTACCCCATCGCCAAGTTTGGGAAAAAGATGAGAAAACTGGCCACCCGCACCCAGGTAACGATCGGAAGTCTCACCACCCTCCTCCAGGAAACGATATCGGGCATGCGCATCGTCAAGGCCTTTGTCCGGGAAGACTATGAGAATAAAAGGTTTGCCGGGGAAAATGAGAACCTCTTTAAGCTTGCTCTAAAGTCTGTATCTATCGGCGCCATATCCAGTCCCTTCATGGAATTCTTAGGGGGTGTGGGAATTGCCGCTATCATATTTTACGGAGGCTACCAGGTGATCAGTGGTAACTCCACACCGGGCACATTCTTCTCTTTTCTTTCCGCTCTCATTATGCTCTACGAACCGATCAAAAGGCTGACCAATGTCAACAATACCATCCAGCAGGGGATTGCTGGCGCCCAACGGGTTTTCAGCATTATTGATACGACTCCCGAGATCAGGAACAAAGCCGATGCCTCCCCCCTGCCAAATGTTTCCCGGCACATCATTATCGAGGATGTCACCTTCTGTTACGAAGAGACACCGGTCTTGAAAAATATCAATCTTACGATCAATGCCGGTGAGGTTATTGCCTTTGTCGGTATGAGCGGCGGGGGAAAGACCACCCTCGTAAATCTTGTCCCCCGTTTTTACGACGTGACAACGGGAAGGATTATGATAGACGGCCATGATATCCGTGATGTTACCATAGAATCCCTCCGAGGCCAGATCGGCATCGTCACCCAGCAGACGATCCTCTTCAATGACACGGTGAGAAACAACATCGCCTATGGGGACCTCGAAAAAACCGAAGAAGATATCATCCGGGCGGCAAAGGCGGCTAACGCCCATGACTTCATTATAAACCTGCCGCAGGGGTACGACACGGTCATCGGTGAACAGGGAGTGAAACTCTCCGGTGGAGAAAGACAGAGGATCTCCATCGCCAGGGCCCTCCTCAAGGATGCCCCTATCCTGATCCTCGATGAGGCAACGTCTTCCCTCGATACGGAAGCGGAAATCGAGGTTCAGGAGGCCCTCGATACCCTCATGAAGGGCAGAACGACACTGATCATCGCCCATCGCCTCTCAACGATTCGTCACGCCGACAGGATTATCGTCATTACGAACGGGGAAATTGTCGAAGAGGGAACCCACGAATCCCTCCTTGAAAAAAAGGGGGAATACTTCAAATTCTATAATATGCAGTTCAAAGACAACAACAGAAATGGAAAGGAGAAAGCCCCCTAA